A genomic segment from Klebsiella africana encodes:
- the coaA gene encoding type I pantothenate kinase has protein sequence MSQKEQTLMTPYLQFNRHQWAALRDSVPMTLTEEEITRLKGINEDLSLEEVAEIYLPLSRLLNFYISSNLRRQAVLEQFLGTNGQRIPYIISIAGSVAVGKSTTARVLQALLSRWPEHRHVELITTDGFLHPNSVLKERGLMKKKGFPQSYDMHRLVKFVSDLKSGVPQATAPVYSHLIYDVIPDGDKTVAQPDILILEGLNVLQSGMDYPHDPHHVFVSDFVDFSIYVDAPEELLKTWYINRFLKFREGAFTDPDSYFHNYAKLSKEEAVDIATSLWNEINLLNLKENILPTRERASLIMTKSANHSVNQVRLRK, from the coding sequence ATGAGCCAAAAAGAGCAGACGTTAATGACACCGTACCTACAATTTAACCGCCACCAATGGGCTGCACTTCGTGATTCTGTCCCGATGACATTAACCGAGGAAGAAATCACGCGGTTAAAAGGCATCAACGAAGATCTCTCTCTGGAAGAGGTTGCCGAGATCTATTTGCCGCTGTCGCGTTTGCTCAACTTCTATATCAGTTCTAATCTGCGTCGTCAGGCTGTCCTCGAACAATTTCTTGGCACTAACGGTCAACGAATTCCCTATATTATTAGTATCGCCGGCAGCGTTGCGGTAGGAAAAAGCACCACCGCTCGTGTACTGCAGGCCTTGCTTAGCCGCTGGCCAGAGCATCGCCATGTCGAACTCATTACCACTGACGGATTCTTGCACCCTAACTCGGTTTTGAAAGAACGTGGGTTAATGAAGAAGAAAGGCTTTCCGCAGTCCTATGATATGCATCGACTGGTCAAGTTTGTCTCCGATCTCAAATCAGGGGTACCACAGGCAACCGCCCCGGTTTATTCCCATCTGATTTATGATGTTATTCCCGATGGCGACAAAACCGTCGCACAACCGGATATTTTAATTCTTGAAGGACTCAATGTTCTGCAAAGTGGAATGGATTATCCACATGATCCCCATCATGTATTTGTGTCCGATTTTGTCGACTTTTCTATTTATGTCGACGCCCCGGAAGAATTATTGAAAACCTGGTATATCAACCGTTTCCTCAAATTCCGGGAAGGGGCCTTTACCGATCCAGATTCGTATTTTCACAATTACGCCAAGCTATCTAAGGAAGAAGCAGTGGATATTGCCACTTCGCTATGGAATGAGATTAACTTACTAAATCTAAAAGAAAATATCCTGCCAACACGGGAGCGAGCCAGCCTGATTATGACCAAGAGTGCCAATCACTCAGTGAATCAGGTACGCTTACGTAAATAA
- the birA gene encoding bifunctional biotin--[acetyl-CoA-carboxylase] ligase/biotin operon repressor BirA yields the protein MKDHTIPLTLISILADGEFHSGEQLGEQLGMSRAAINKHIQTLRDWGVDVFTVPGKGYSLPEPIHLLDEKKISQQIEHGRVTVLPVIDSTNQYLLDRLDELTSGDACVAEYQQAGRGRRGRKWFSPFGANLYLSMYWRLEQGPAAAIGLSLVIGIVIAEVLQQLGAEQVRVKWPNDIYLQDRKLSGILVELTGKTGDAAQIVSGAGINLVMRRVESDVVNQGWISLQEAGVVIDRNLLAARLIKELRLGLELFEQEGLAPYLPRWEKLDNFIHRPVKLIIGDKEIYGISRGIDAQGALLLEQDGVIKAWVGGEISLRSAE from the coding sequence GTGAAAGACCATACTATCCCTTTAACGCTAATTTCTATCCTTGCTGATGGTGAGTTTCACTCTGGCGAACAGCTTGGCGAGCAGTTAGGCATGAGCCGGGCGGCGATTAATAAGCATATCCAGACCCTACGCGACTGGGGAGTCGATGTGTTTACTGTGCCAGGCAAGGGTTACAGTCTACCAGAGCCAATTCACCTGTTGGATGAGAAAAAGATTTCCCAACAGATTGAACATGGCCGAGTGACAGTCCTCCCCGTGATTGACTCCACTAATCAATATTTACTGGACAGGCTGGATGAGCTGACATCCGGCGATGCCTGTGTGGCTGAATATCAGCAGGCAGGCCGAGGCCGGCGAGGCCGAAAATGGTTTTCTCCCTTTGGCGCGAATCTCTATCTCTCAATGTACTGGCGTCTGGAGCAGGGGCCGGCGGCGGCTATTGGCCTAAGCCTGGTGATCGGTATTGTGATCGCTGAAGTTCTGCAGCAGCTTGGGGCCGAACAGGTTCGCGTGAAATGGCCAAACGATATTTACCTGCAGGATCGTAAGCTGTCAGGGATCCTCGTGGAACTGACGGGGAAAACGGGCGATGCCGCACAAATCGTCAGCGGCGCGGGTATCAACCTTGTGATGCGTCGCGTGGAGTCTGATGTCGTCAATCAGGGATGGATCAGCCTTCAGGAAGCGGGGGTGGTCATCGACCGTAACCTCCTCGCCGCGCGCCTGATTAAAGAGCTGCGCCTGGGACTGGAGCTGTTCGAGCAGGAAGGGTTGGCTCCTTATCTACCGCGCTGGGAAAAACTGGATAACTTTATTCATCGCCCTGTAAAATTGATTATCGGTGATAAAGAAATTTACGGAATTTCGCGTGGCATTGACGCCCAGGGCGCACTATTGCTGGAGCAGGATGGTGTAATAAAAGCCTGGGTGGGTGGTGAAATATCATTGCGCAGTGCAGAATAA
- the murB gene encoding UDP-N-acetylmuramate dehydrogenase, whose product MNHSLKPWNTFGIERSAKTIVRAETEQQLLSAWQTAVAAGEPTLILGEGSNVLFLNDYAGTVILNRIMGIEVSETPEAWRLHVGAGENWHQLVQFTLQHAMPGLENLALIPGCAGSSPIQNIGAYGVELQRVCEYVDCVELETGRKQRLSAAECRFGYRDSIFKHEYQDRYAIVAIGLTLAKAWQPVLSYGDLTRLDPQTVTPQQVFDAVCHMRMTKLPDPRINGNAGSFFKNPIVSAQVAEALLTQFPLAPHYPQPNGSVKLAAGWLIDQCELKGQRIGGAAVHRQQALVLINEDQATSEDVIKLAHYVRQQVGAKFNVWLQPEVRFIGTHGEVNAEESIA is encoded by the coding sequence ATGAACCACTCCCTCAAACCCTGGAATACCTTTGGCATTGAGCGCTCCGCTAAGACGATAGTACGCGCCGAAACTGAGCAACAGTTGCTAAGCGCCTGGCAAACCGCTGTCGCGGCAGGCGAACCCACGCTGATCCTTGGGGAAGGTAGTAATGTCCTGTTTCTGAATGACTATGCCGGTACGGTGATCCTCAACCGGATTATGGGGATCGAGGTGAGCGAAACGCCAGAAGCCTGGCGCTTGCACGTCGGTGCCGGCGAAAACTGGCATCAACTGGTGCAGTTCACACTACAGCATGCGATGCCAGGTCTGGAAAATCTGGCATTAATCCCTGGATGCGCAGGATCATCGCCGATCCAGAATATTGGCGCTTACGGTGTTGAGCTACAGCGGGTTTGCGAATATGTTGACTGCGTTGAGCTGGAAACCGGGCGTAAGCAACGTCTTTCAGCGGCGGAATGCCGTTTTGGCTATCGCGATAGTATCTTCAAACATGAATACCAGGATCGCTACGCCATCGTCGCGATTGGCTTAACGTTAGCGAAAGCATGGCAGCCTGTACTGAGTTACGGTGATTTAACGCGTCTCGATCCGCAGACTGTCACCCCACAGCAGGTATTCGATGCGGTCTGTCATATGCGAATGACTAAATTGCCGGATCCAAGGATTAACGGTAATGCCGGAAGCTTCTTTAAGAACCCGATCGTCAGCGCTCAGGTTGCTGAAGCACTGCTGACCCAATTCCCTCTTGCACCGCACTATCCGCAGCCAAATGGCAGCGTTAAGCTGGCCGCTGGCTGGCTAATCGATCAATGTGAGCTCAAAGGACAACGCATCGGCGGCGCGGCCGTCCATCGACAGCAAGCGCTGGTACTGATTAATGAAGATCAAGCGACCAGCGAGGATGTGATAAAGCTTGCCCATTACGTTCGCCAGCAGGTGGGTGCGAAATTCAATGTATGGCTTCAGCCGGAGGTGCGCTTCATTGGCACGCATGGTGAAGTCAACGCAGAGGAGAGCATTGCGTGA
- the hemG gene encoding menaquinone-dependent protoporphyrinogen IX dehydrogenase: MKTLILFSTRDGQTREIASFLASELKELGIDADTLNLNRTDVVEWHHYDRVVIGASIRYGHFHPAVDRFVKKHLASLQALPGAFFSVNLVARKPEKRTPQTNSYTRKFLLNSPWQPQSCAVFAGALRYPRYSWYDRFMIRLIMKMTGGETDTRKEVVYTDWQQVSRFAREIAQMIGKQGV; this comes from the coding sequence GTGAAAACTTTAATTCTTTTCTCCACCCGCGACGGGCAGACCCGTGAAATCGCTTCTTTTCTCGCCTCCGAGCTGAAAGAGCTGGGCATCGACGCGGATACCTTGAACCTGAACCGTACCGATGTCGTTGAATGGCATCACTACGATCGGGTGGTCATTGGCGCGTCGATTCGCTACGGGCACTTTCATCCGGCGGTGGACCGCTTTGTGAAAAAGCATCTGGCATCATTGCAGGCGCTACCGGGGGCATTCTTTTCAGTTAACCTGGTGGCGCGTAAACCCGAGAAGCGCACGCCGCAGACCAACAGCTATACGCGTAAGTTTCTGCTGAACTCGCCGTGGCAGCCACAGAGCTGCGCGGTGTTTGCCGGCGCGCTGCGCTACCCGCGCTACAGTTGGTACGATCGGTTTATGATCCGTTTGATTATGAAAATGACTGGGGGGGAAACGGATACCCGTAAAGAAGTGGTCTATACCGACTGGCAACAGGTATCCCGATTTGCTCGGGAAATCGCACAAATGATCGGCAAACAGGGCGTTTAA
- the trkH gene encoding Trk system potassium transporter TrkH, producing MHFRAITRIVGLLVILFSGTMIVPGLVALIYRDGAGRAFTQTFFVALAIGSMLWWPNRKQKGELKSREGFLIVVLFWTVLGSVGALPFIFAEQPNLTVTDAFFESFSGLTTTGATTLVGLDSLPHAILFYRQMLQWFGGMGIIVLAVAILPILGVGGMQLYRAEMPGPLKDNKMRPRIAETAKTLWLIYVLLTIACALALWFAGMPAFDAIGHSFATIAIGGFSTHDASVGYFNSPMINSIIAIFLLISGCNYGLHFSLLSGRSLKVYWRDPEFRMFIGVQLTLVIVCTLVLWLHNVYGSVLTTLNQAFFQVVSMATTAGFTTDSIARWPLFLPVLLLCSAFIGGCAGSTGGGLKVIRILLLFKQGNRELKRLVHPNAVYSIKLGNRALPERILEAVWGFFSAYALVFIISMLAIIATGVDDFSAFASVVATLNNLGPGLGVVADNFATMNPVAKWILIANMLFGRLEVFTLLVLFTPTFWRE from the coding sequence ATGCATTTTCGCGCCATAACCCGAATCGTTGGACTGCTGGTCATCTTGTTTTCGGGGACGATGATCGTCCCGGGATTAGTGGCCCTGATATATCGCGATGGTGCGGGACGGGCCTTCACTCAAACCTTCTTTGTCGCTCTGGCGATCGGCTCCATGCTGTGGTGGCCGAATCGTAAACAAAAAGGCGAGCTGAAATCCCGTGAAGGGTTTCTGATCGTGGTGCTGTTCTGGACCGTGCTGGGGAGCGTGGGGGCCTTGCCCTTTATTTTCGCCGAACAGCCGAACCTGACGGTGACCGATGCCTTCTTCGAGTCATTTTCCGGCCTGACGACAACCGGGGCGACCACCCTGGTGGGGCTGGATTCGTTACCCCATGCAATCCTCTTTTACCGGCAGATGCTGCAATGGTTCGGCGGCATGGGGATCATTGTGCTGGCGGTCGCGATTCTGCCTATCCTCGGCGTCGGGGGGATGCAGCTCTATCGCGCGGAAATGCCCGGCCCGCTGAAGGATAACAAGATGCGTCCGCGTATCGCCGAGACGGCGAAGACATTATGGCTCATCTATGTGTTACTCACGATCGCCTGCGCATTAGCACTTTGGTTTGCCGGTATGCCGGCGTTCGATGCGATCGGGCACAGCTTCGCTACTATCGCCATCGGCGGTTTCTCGACGCATGATGCCAGCGTCGGCTATTTCAACAGCCCGATGATCAACTCCATCATTGCCATCTTCTTGCTGATCTCCGGCTGTAACTACGGTCTGCATTTTTCGTTGTTGAGCGGTCGCAGCCTGAAAGTGTACTGGCGTGATCCTGAGTTTCGCATGTTCATTGGTGTCCAGTTGACGCTGGTCATCGTCTGTACGCTGGTGCTATGGCTTCATAACGTGTACGGCTCGGTGTTGACGACGCTGAACCAGGCGTTTTTCCAGGTAGTGTCAATGGCGACCACCGCAGGATTCACCACCGATAGCATAGCGCGCTGGCCGCTGTTCCTGCCGGTGCTACTGCTGTGCTCTGCATTTATCGGCGGCTGCGCCGGTTCCACGGGTGGTGGATTAAAAGTGATCCGTATCCTGTTGCTGTTCAAGCAGGGCAACCGTGAGCTAAAGCGGCTGGTTCACCCGAATGCGGTGTATAGCATTAAATTAGGTAACCGCGCGCTGCCGGAACGTATTCTGGAAGCGGTATGGGGATTTTTCTCCGCCTATGCGCTGGTCTTTATCATTAGCATGCTGGCTATTATCGCCACTGGGGTGGATGACTTCTCTGCTTTCGCCTCCGTGGTAGCGACATTGAACAACCTCGGGCCTGGGCTCGGCGTTGTCGCGGACAACTTTGCCACCATGAATCCGGTCGCGAAATGGATCCTGATTGCTAATATGCTGTTTGGTCGTCTGGAAGTGTTCACCTTACTGGTGCTCTTTACCCCCACTTTCTGGCGCGAATAA
- a CDS encoding IMPACT family protein, whose translation MESWLIPAAPVTVVEEIKKSRFITLLAHTDGVAAAKAFVESVRADHPDARHHCVAWVAGPPDDSQQLGFSDDGEPAGTAGKPMLAQLMGCGVGEITAVVVRYYGGILLGTGGLVKAYGGGVHQALAQLTTQRKTPLTAYTLQCEYGQLAGVEALLAQFSGRVVESEYLASVRLRVALPQAEVAAFSAKLADFSRGSLQLLKIDE comes from the coding sequence ATGGAGAGCTGGTTAATCCCGGCGGCGCCGGTTACCGTCGTTGAGGAGATTAAAAAAAGCCGTTTTATCACGCTGTTGGCGCATACCGACGGCGTGGCGGCGGCAAAAGCTTTTGTCGAGTCCGTCAGAGCGGATCACCCTGATGCCCGCCACCACTGCGTGGCGTGGGTCGCCGGGCCGCCTGATGATTCGCAACAGCTGGGGTTTTCTGACGATGGCGAACCGGCGGGGACGGCGGGTAAACCGATGCTGGCGCAACTGATGGGGTGCGGCGTCGGCGAGATAACCGCTGTCGTCGTGCGTTACTACGGTGGTATCCTGCTGGGCACCGGCGGTCTGGTGAAGGCCTATGGCGGCGGGGTTCATCAGGCGCTGGCGCAGTTGACGACGCAGCGCAAGACGCCGTTAACGGCATATACTTTGCAATGTGAGTATGGGCAACTGGCCGGTGTCGAAGCGCTGCTCGCCCAATTTTCCGGGCGCGTAGTCGAAAGCGAATATCTGGCGTCGGTTCGGCTGCGCGTGGCGCTTCCCCAGGCTGAAGTGGCGGCTTTTTCAGCAAAACTGGCTGATTTTAGTCGTGGTTCATTGCAATTACTGAAGATTGACGAATAA
- the pepQ gene encoding Xaa-Pro dipeptidase codes for MESLAALYKNHIVTLQERTRDVLARFQMDALLIHSGELVNVFLDDHPYPFKVNPQFKAWVPVTQVPNCWLLVDGVNKPKLWFYLPVDYWHNVEPLPTSFWTEEIDVIALPKADGIGSQLPAARGNIGYIGPVAERALGLGIAADKINPKGVIDYLHYYRAYKTDYELACMREAQKSAVNGHRAAYEAFQSGMSEFDINQAYLTATGHRDTDVPYSNIVALNEHASVLHYTKLDHRAPVEMRSFLLDAGAEYNGYAADLTRTWAAHGDNDFAHLIKDVNDEQLALISTMKAGTRYVDYHIQFHQRIAKLLRKHQLITDMSEEAMVENDLTGPFMPHGIGHPLGLQVHDVAGFMQDDTGTHLAAPSKYPYLRCTRIIEPRMVLTIEPGIYFIESLLAPWREGPFSKHFNWQKIDALKPFGGIRIEDNVVIHENSIENMTRDLKLA; via the coding sequence ATGGAATCCCTGGCCGCGCTCTATAAAAATCATATTGTTACCCTACAAGAACGTACCCGCGACGTCCTGGCCCGTTTTCAGATGGATGCTCTGCTGATTCACTCCGGTGAATTGGTTAACGTCTTCCTCGATGACCATCCGTACCCGTTCAAGGTCAATCCGCAGTTTAAAGCCTGGGTGCCGGTGACCCAGGTGCCTAACTGCTGGCTGCTGGTGGATGGCGTCAACAAACCGAAGCTGTGGTTCTATCTGCCGGTCGATTACTGGCATAACGTCGAGCCGCTGCCAACCTCGTTCTGGACCGAAGAGATTGACGTCATTGCGCTGCCGAAGGCCGATGGTATCGGCAGCCAGTTACCTGCCGCTCGCGGTAATATTGGCTATATTGGGCCGGTAGCGGAGCGCGCGCTGGGCCTGGGTATCGCCGCGGATAAGATCAACCCGAAAGGGGTTATCGATTATCTGCATTACTACCGGGCTTACAAAACGGATTACGAGCTGGCCTGCATGCGTGAAGCGCAGAAGTCAGCGGTCAATGGCCATCGTGCGGCCTACGAAGCTTTCCAGTCCGGAATGAGCGAATTCGATATCAACCAGGCCTATCTTACCGCCACCGGCCATCGTGACACCGACGTGCCTTACAGCAACATTGTCGCGCTGAATGAGCATGCCTCCGTCCTGCACTACACCAAACTGGATCATCGCGCCCCGGTGGAGATGCGCAGCTTCCTGCTCGACGCTGGCGCAGAATATAACGGCTATGCCGCGGATCTGACCCGGACCTGGGCGGCACACGGCGACAACGACTTTGCCCATCTGATTAAAGACGTTAACGACGAGCAGCTGGCGCTGATTAGCACCATGAAAGCCGGGACGCGCTACGTTGATTATCATATTCAGTTCCATCAGCGCATTGCGAAGCTGTTACGTAAACACCAGTTAATCACTGACATGAGCGAAGAGGCGATGGTGGAGAATGATCTGACCGGGCCATTTATGCCGCACGGGATTGGTCATCCGCTGGGTCTGCAGGTGCATGATGTTGCAGGCTTTATGCAGGATGACACCGGCACGCATCTGGCAGCGCCGTCGAAATACCCCTATCTGCGCTGCACTCGTATTATCGAGCCGCGGATGGTGCTAACCATTGAACCCGGCATTTACTTCATCGAGTCGTTACTGGCGCCGTGGCGTGAAGGCCCGTTCAGCAAGCACTTCAACTGGCAAAAAATTGACGCCTTGAAGCCGTTCGGCGGGATCCGTATCGAAGATAACGTGGTGATTCACGAAAACAGTATCGAAAATATGACGCGCGATCTGAAGCTGGCCTGA
- the fadB gene encoding fatty acid oxidation complex subunit alpha FadB — protein sequence MLYKGDTLYLDWLEDGIAELVFDAPGSVNKLDTATVASLGHALDVLEKQSDLKGLLLRSEKAAFIVGADITEFLSLFLVPEEQLSQWLHFANSVFNRLEDLPVPTISAVNGYALGGGCECVLATDYRLATPDLRIGLPETKLGIMPGFGGSVRLPRLLGADSALEIIAAGKDVSADQALKIGLVDGVVAAEKLHDGALAILRQAMNGDLDWKAKRQPKLEPLKLSKIEAAMSFTIAKGMVAQTAGKHYPAPITAVKTIEAAARLGREEALVLENKSFVPLAHTNEARALVGIFLNDQYVKAKAKKLTKDIETPKHAAVLGAGIMGGGIAYQSAWKGVPVVMKDINDKSLTLGMTEAAKLLNKQLERGKIDGLKLAGVISTIQPTLEYSGFDRVDVVVEAVVENPKVKKAVLAETEAKVRPDTVLASNTSTIPISELASVLQRPENFCGMHFFNPVHRMPLVEVIRGEKTSDKTIATVVAWASKMGKTPIVVNDCPGFFVNRVLFPYFAGFSQLLRDGADFRKVDKVMEKQFGWPMGPAYLLDVVGIDTAHHAQAVMAAGFPQRMQKDYRDAIDALFDASRFGQKNGLGFWRYKEDNKGKPKKEEDAAVDSLLADVSQPKRDFSDEEIIARMMIPMVNEVVRCLEEGIIASPAEADMALVYGLGFPPFHGGAFRWLDTIGSAKYLDMAQQYQHLGPLYDVPAGLRDKARHNEAYYPQVEPARPVGALKTA from the coding sequence ATGCTCTACAAAGGCGACACCCTGTACCTCGACTGGCTGGAAGATGGCATCGCCGAACTGGTGTTCGATGCCCCAGGTTCGGTCAACAAGCTTGATACCGCAACCGTAGCCAGCCTCGGTCATGCGCTGGACGTACTGGAAAAACAAAGCGATCTCAAAGGTCTGCTGCTGCGCTCTGAAAAAGCGGCGTTTATCGTCGGCGCGGATATCACCGAATTCCTCTCGCTGTTCCTGGTCCCTGAGGAGCAGTTAAGCCAGTGGCTGCATTTTGCTAACAGTGTCTTCAATCGTCTGGAAGATCTCCCCGTCCCCACTATCTCTGCCGTCAATGGCTACGCGCTGGGCGGTGGTTGCGAATGTGTGCTGGCGACCGATTACCGCCTGGCGACGCCGGACCTGCGCATTGGGCTGCCGGAAACCAAGCTCGGCATTATGCCCGGGTTTGGCGGCTCAGTCCGTCTGCCACGCCTGCTCGGCGCCGATAGCGCGCTGGAGATCATTGCTGCCGGGAAAGATGTCAGCGCCGATCAAGCCTTGAAAATCGGCCTGGTGGATGGCGTGGTCGCCGCGGAAAAACTGCACGACGGCGCGCTGGCGATCCTGCGTCAGGCCATGAATGGCGACCTGGACTGGAAAGCGAAACGTCAACCGAAGCTGGAGCCGCTGAAGCTCAGCAAAATTGAAGCCGCCATGAGCTTTACGATTGCCAAAGGCATGGTCGCGCAAACGGCCGGGAAGCATTACCCGGCGCCGATCACCGCGGTGAAAACTATTGAAGCCGCTGCACGTCTTGGTCGTGAAGAAGCCCTGGTGCTGGAAAATAAAAGCTTTGTCCCGCTGGCCCATACCAACGAGGCCCGCGCGCTGGTTGGTATCTTCCTGAACGACCAGTACGTCAAAGCGAAAGCGAAAAAGCTGACCAAAGATATCGAGACGCCGAAGCACGCTGCCGTATTAGGCGCCGGCATTATGGGTGGCGGCATTGCTTACCAGTCAGCCTGGAAGGGCGTGCCGGTGGTGATGAAAGACATTAACGACAAATCGCTGACCCTGGGCATGACCGAAGCGGCGAAACTACTGAATAAACAGCTGGAACGCGGCAAAATCGACGGTCTGAAGCTGGCAGGAGTGATAAGCACCATTCAGCCAACCCTGGAATACAGCGGTTTTGATCGCGTGGACGTGGTTGTTGAAGCGGTGGTCGAAAACCCGAAAGTGAAAAAAGCGGTACTGGCGGAAACCGAGGCAAAAGTACGTCCGGATACCGTGCTGGCCTCTAATACCTCAACGATTCCCATTAGCGAGCTGGCCAGCGTTCTGCAGCGCCCGGAAAACTTCTGCGGTATGCACTTCTTTAACCCGGTGCATCGCATGCCGCTGGTTGAAGTCATCCGTGGCGAAAAAACCTCGGATAAGACCATTGCCACAGTCGTGGCCTGGGCCAGCAAAATGGGCAAAACGCCGATCGTGGTCAACGACTGCCCCGGCTTCTTCGTCAACCGCGTGCTATTCCCTTACTTCGCCGGCTTTAGCCAGCTGCTGCGCGACGGGGCGGACTTCCGCAAAGTCGACAAAGTGATGGAGAAACAGTTTGGCTGGCCAATGGGCCCGGCTTATCTGCTGGACGTGGTCGGCATCGATACCGCGCACCATGCTCAGGCGGTCATGGCGGCGGGCTTCCCGCAGCGGATGCAGAAAGATTATCGCGACGCTATCGACGCCCTGTTTGACGCCAGCCGTTTCGGACAGAAGAACGGCCTCGGCTTCTGGCGCTATAAAGAAGACAACAAAGGCAAGCCGAAGAAAGAAGAAGATGCCGCAGTCGACAGCCTGCTGGCCGACGTTAGCCAGCCGAAGCGAGATTTCAGCGATGAAGAGATTATCGCCCGCATGATGATCCCGATGGTTAACGAAGTCGTCCGCTGCCTGGAAGAAGGTATTATCGCCAGCCCGGCGGAAGCGGATATGGCGCTGGTATACGGCCTGGGCTTCCCTCCGTTCCACGGCGGTGCCTTCCGCTGGCTGGACACCATCGGCAGCGCGAAGTATCTCGATATGGCACAGCAATACCAGCACCTTGGCCCGCTGTATGACGTGCCAGCCGGTCTGCGTGACAAAGCGCGCCATAACGAAGCGTATTATCCCCAGGTAGAGCCAGCCCGTCCGGTTGGCGCTCTGAAAACGGCTTAA
- the fadA gene encoding acetyl-CoA C-acyltransferase FadA: MEQVVIVDAIRTPMGRSKGGAFRHVRAEDLSAHLMRSLLSRNPSLEASAIDDIYWGCVQQTLEQGFNIARNAALLAEIPHSVPANTVNRLCGSSMQALHDAARMIMTGDASVCLIGGVEHMGHVPMSHGVDFHPGLSRNVAKAAGMMGLTAEMLARLHGISREMQDQFAARSHARAWAATQSGAFKAEIIPTGGHDGDGVLKSFNYDEVIRPETTVEALAALRPAFDPVTGTVTAGTSSALSDGAAAMLLMSESRARELGLKPRARVRSMAVVGCDPSIMGYGPVPASKLALKKAGLSTSDIDVFEMNEAFAAQILPCIKDLGLMEQIDEKINLNGGAIALGHPLGCSGARISTTLINQMERKDAQFGLATMCIGLGQGIATVFERI, from the coding sequence ATGGAACAGGTTGTCATTGTCGATGCAATTCGCACCCCGATGGGCCGTTCGAAGGGCGGCGCATTTCGCCACGTGCGCGCGGAAGACCTCTCCGCGCACCTGATGCGTAGCCTGCTGTCGCGCAACCCGTCGCTTGAGGCGAGCGCAATAGACGATATCTACTGGGGCTGCGTACAGCAAACCCTCGAGCAAGGTTTTAACATCGCCCGTAACGCGGCGCTGCTGGCGGAGATCCCGCATTCGGTACCGGCAAATACGGTTAACCGTCTGTGCGGTTCTTCCATGCAGGCGCTGCACGATGCCGCCCGTATGATCATGACCGGCGATGCCAGCGTCTGCCTGATTGGCGGCGTGGAGCACATGGGCCATGTGCCGATGAGCCACGGCGTCGATTTCCACCCGGGCCTGAGCCGCAACGTCGCAAAGGCGGCAGGAATGATGGGACTGACTGCGGAGATGCTGGCGCGTCTGCACGGTATTAGCCGCGAGATGCAGGATCAGTTCGCCGCGCGCTCTCACGCTCGTGCCTGGGCCGCGACCCAGTCCGGCGCTTTCAAAGCCGAGATTATCCCCACCGGCGGCCACGATGGCGATGGCGTACTCAAGTCCTTTAACTATGACGAAGTGATCCGCCCGGAAACCACCGTCGAAGCGCTGGCGGCGCTGAGACCGGCGTTTGACCCGGTGACCGGCACGGTAACGGCGGGCACCTCTTCTGCCCTTTCCGATGGCGCGGCGGCGATGCTGCTGATGAGCGAAAGCCGTGCCCGCGAGCTGGGGCTGAAGCCGCGCGCCCGCGTCCGTTCGATGGCAGTGGTCGGCTGCGACCCGTCCATTATGGGTTATGGCCCGGTTCCGGCCTCAAAACTGGCGCTGAAAAAAGCGGGCTTATCCACCAGCGATATCGACGTCTTTGAAATGAATGAAGCGTTTGCCGCGCAGATCCTGCCGTGCATTAAAGATCTGGGCCTGATGGAGCAGATCGATGAGAAGATCAACCTCAACGGCGGGGCGATCGCGCTCGGACATCCGCTGGGCTGCTCCGGGGCGCGTATTAGCACCACGTTGATTAATCAGATGGAGCGCAAAGACGCTCAGTTCGGTCTCGCCACCATGTGTATCGGTTTAGGTCAGGGTATTGCCACTGTGTTTGAGCGGATTTAA